In Rahnella sikkimica, the following are encoded in one genomic region:
- a CDS encoding ATP-binding protein, whose protein sequence is MKLRLPFQVKLFLSLVVFSCLLLVLLGAILFHIIDRQLHHDLGQRARVQASEIALMPGLAEKVARRDVPGIARLIQPLRDKSDASYIVIGDVRERHLYHSESPDRIDLPMIGGDNAEVLAGKTIISVRQGGIGVSLRSKAPILDENNQVIGIVSVGYLTSYIDNINGHRLAQAGLYGLLLLLLLFIFSWMFTRNVKKQMFWLEPKDIALLVRQQKALLEAMYEGVFAINAEKQLISINRAARELLDIRQPENELLGKPLEEVLHTPPAFFTQSGIQDNSSRHDQITVLNQRQVIVNRVPMELEPGKESGWVFSFRDKNDINTLSSQLSQVKRYADSLRIMRHEQLNWTATLAGLLQMQRYDDAMHYIQAQSEGAQAVLDFVSARFTSPALCGLLLGKFVSAREKGVELVFDPACQLTRIPPVIGETELMSVIGNLLDNAVDATLKAGAPVSPVELYISDRNRELLIEVADRGGGVDDALKPNLFEQGVTSKPSGGDEMTGAEHGIGLYLVAGYVRQAGGSIEISDNAPQGTIFSVFIPYPSERSTGQQHE, encoded by the coding sequence ATGAAATTAAGATTACCTTTTCAGGTAAAACTCTTTTTATCTCTGGTGGTATTTTCCTGCCTGTTGCTGGTGCTGCTGGGCGCTATTTTGTTTCATATCATCGACCGCCAGTTGCATCACGATCTGGGGCAACGCGCCAGAGTTCAGGCCAGCGAAATTGCGCTGATGCCGGGGCTGGCGGAGAAAGTCGCCCGTCGGGATGTGCCGGGAATTGCACGCCTTATCCAGCCGTTACGCGATAAGAGTGATGCCAGCTATATCGTGATTGGTGACGTCCGCGAGCGGCATCTTTATCACTCCGAATCCCCCGACAGAATAGACCTGCCGATGATTGGCGGCGATAACGCGGAAGTGCTGGCCGGGAAAACCATTATATCGGTGCGTCAGGGCGGCATCGGCGTGTCATTACGCAGCAAAGCGCCAATCCTCGACGAAAATAATCAGGTCATCGGCATTGTGTCGGTCGGCTATCTCACGTCTTACATCGACAATATTAACGGCCACCGTCTGGCGCAGGCCGGTTTATACGGTCTTCTTCTTCTATTACTGCTGTTTATTTTCTCGTGGATGTTTACCCGCAACGTCAAAAAACAGATGTTCTGGCTCGAACCCAAAGACATTGCGCTGCTGGTTCGCCAGCAAAAAGCACTGCTGGAAGCCATGTACGAAGGCGTATTTGCGATTAATGCTGAGAAGCAGCTGATTTCCATTAACCGCGCCGCCAGGGAGTTGCTCGATATCCGTCAGCCGGAAAACGAGTTGCTCGGTAAACCTCTGGAAGAGGTGCTCCACACGCCGCCCGCGTTCTTTACGCAAAGTGGCATTCAGGACAATAGCAGCCGCCATGATCAGATCACCGTGCTTAACCAGCGCCAGGTGATCGTGAACCGCGTGCCGATGGAGCTGGAGCCGGGCAAAGAAAGCGGATGGGTGTTCAGCTTCCGCGATAAAAATGACATTAATACGCTGAGCAGCCAGCTGAGTCAGGTGAAACGTTACGCCGACAGCCTGCGCATCATGCGCCATGAACAGCTGAACTGGACGGCGACGCTGGCCGGTTTGCTGCAAATGCAGCGTTACGATGACGCGATGCATTACATTCAGGCACAGTCGGAAGGCGCGCAGGCGGTGCTGGATTTCGTGTCAGCGCGCTTTACGTCACCCGCCCTTTGCGGGCTGCTGCTGGGGAAATTCGTCAGTGCACGCGAGAAAGGCGTCGAGCTGGTGTTTGATCCGGCGTGTCAGTTAACCCGGATCCCGCCGGTCATCGGCGAAACCGAGCTGATGTCGGTGATCGGCAACCTGCTCGATAACGCCGTGGACGCCACGCTGAAAGCTGGCGCGCCAGTTTCCCCGGTAGAACTGTATATTTCAGACAGGAACCGCGAGCTGCTGATTGAGGTGGCGGATCGCGGTGGCGGCGTCGATGATGCCCTGAAGCCGAATCTGTTTGAACAAGGCGTCACCTCGAAGCCCTCCGGCGGCGATGAGATGACCGGCGCGGAGCACGGTATCGGGCTTTATCTGGTGGCCGGTTATGTCCGTCAGGCAGGCGGCAGCATCGAAATCTCAGACAATGCGCCTCAGGGTACGATATTTTCAGTGTTTATCCCGTATCCGTCAGAGAGGTCAACAGGACAGCAACATGAATAA
- a CDS encoding 2-hydroxycarboxylate transporter family protein — protein MSTTDDSYIAVKETKTSGMSARQKWWHILDNYKIGIIPLPFFLLAGVLILLDCLNGKLPSDIVVMVATLAFFGFACGEFGKRLPVVGKLGAAAICATFIPSAMVHYGLLPDVVVDSTVKFYKSTNILYLYICCIIVGSIMSMNRQVLIQGFMRIFVPMLCGEIVGMIAGMAMGTALGLPPVQTFFFLILPIMAGGVGEGAIPLSMGYATILHMEQGVALGRILPIVMLGGLTAIVLAGVLNQLGKRYPHLTGEGSLMPTKEGNIGSGTDEFQGNPGVNALACGALLAILLYMVGMLGQKWIGLPAPVGMLFAAVLVKLANGISPTIQHGSMTVYKFFRTAVTYPVLFAVGVAITPWQELINAFTVQNLLVIVTTVLALVGTGFYVGKKIGMHPIDVAIVSCCQSGQGGTGDVAILTSGNRMTLMPFAQIATRIGGAINVSVGLFVLAKFFS, from the coding sequence ATGAGCACAACAGACGATTCCTACATCGCTGTCAAAGAAACAAAAACCTCCGGCATGTCTGCCCGGCAAAAATGGTGGCACATTCTGGATAACTACAAAATTGGGATTATCCCGCTGCCGTTTTTCCTGCTGGCGGGCGTGCTGATCCTGCTCGATTGCCTGAACGGCAAACTGCCCAGCGATATCGTGGTGATGGTGGCCACTTTGGCGTTCTTCGGTTTTGCCTGCGGTGAATTCGGCAAGCGTCTGCCGGTGGTCGGCAAACTCGGCGCGGCGGCGATTTGCGCCACCTTTATTCCGTCCGCGATGGTGCATTACGGCCTGCTGCCGGACGTCGTGGTCGATTCCACGGTCAAATTCTATAAATCCACCAACATTCTGTATCTCTACATCTGCTGCATTATTGTCGGCAGCATCATGAGCATGAACCGTCAGGTGCTGATCCAGGGCTTTATGCGGATCTTCGTGCCGATGCTGTGCGGAGAAATTGTCGGGATGATCGCCGGAATGGCGATGGGCACGGCGTTAGGTTTACCGCCGGTGCAAACCTTCTTCTTCCTGATCCTGCCGATCATGGCCGGTGGCGTCGGTGAAGGCGCGATCCCGCTGTCGATGGGTTACGCGACCATTCTGCACATGGAGCAGGGTGTGGCGCTCGGGCGGATCCTGCCGATTGTCATGCTGGGCGGTCTGACGGCGATTGTGCTGGCGGGTGTACTGAATCAGCTCGGAAAACGTTATCCACATCTGACCGGCGAAGGTTCGCTGATGCCAACCAAAGAAGGCAATATCGGCAGCGGAACCGATGAGTTTCAGGGCAATCCCGGTGTGAATGCGCTGGCCTGCGGCGCGCTGCTGGCGATCCTGCTGTATATGGTCGGGATGCTCGGGCAAAAATGGATTGGCCTGCCTGCGCCGGTCGGGATGTTGTTCGCGGCGGTGCTGGTGAAACTGGCAAACGGCATTTCGCCGACCATCCAGCACGGTTCGATGACGGTATATAAATTCTTCCGCACGGCCGTCACCTATCCGGTGCTGTTTGCCGTTGGCGTGGCGATTACGCCGTGGCAGGAACTGATCAACGCGTTTACCGTGCAAAATCTGCTGGTGATCGTCACCACGGTGCTGGCGCTGGTGGGCACCGGTTTCTACGTCGGGAAAAAAATCGGTATGCATCCGATTGATGTCGCCATTGTTTCCTGTTGCCAGAGCGGGCAGGGCGGCACTGGCGACGTAGCCATTCTGACCTCCGGTAACCGCATGACGCTGATGCCTTTCGCCCAAATCGCCACCCGCATTGGCGGTGCGATCAACGTTTCCGTCGGGCTTTTCGTGCTGGCGAAGTTCTTCTCCTGA
- a CDS encoding NlpC/P60 family protein, translated as MFHIKTPIYFLLLIVSSFFSINSFAFELPKEFTSLGKKTYSHKEIFKLHNEAPLSGNNGDADEIKTALLSQYSRWKGTQYHLGGTTHQGVDCSALMQHLFNDSLHHPLPRTTFEQIKNGKKVSKNNLQPGDLVFFKTTDADRHVGVYIGDNQFIHASKIEGVTISSLDNQYWVNHYETARRLELMS; from the coding sequence ATGTTTCATATTAAAACCCCGATTTATTTTTTATTACTGATAGTCTCTTCTTTCTTTAGCATTAATTCTTTTGCCTTCGAATTGCCAAAGGAATTTACGTCTCTCGGGAAAAAGACGTATTCCCATAAAGAAATTTTTAAATTGCATAATGAAGCGCCTTTATCCGGTAATAATGGGGACGCTGACGAAATTAAAACGGCATTATTATCCCAGTATTCCCGCTGGAAAGGCACGCAGTATCATCTGGGTGGCACCACGCATCAGGGCGTTGACTGCTCTGCGCTGATGCAGCATCTGTTTAATGATTCCCTGCATCATCCGTTGCCACGTACGACGTTTGAGCAAATTAAAAACGGAAAAAAAGTCAGTAAAAATAACCTTCAGCCCGGTGATTTAGTCTTTTTCAAAACGACAGATGCCGACCGCCACGTGGGCGTTTATATTGGCGACAATCAGTTTATTCATGCTTCTAAAATTGAAGGTGTGACAATATCGTCACTGGATAATCAGTATTGGGTCAATCATTATGAAACAGCGCGCCGTCTGGAATTAATGAGTTAA
- the mgrA gene encoding L-glyceraldehyde 3-phosphate reductase: MLYAASPSRYETMQFRRCGQSGLKLPALSLGLWHSFGHVSPLESQRALLQKAFDLGITHFDLANNYGPPPGSAEENFGKLLRQDFSSYRDELIISTKAGYDMWPGPYGSGGSRKYLLASLDQSLQRMGLDYVDIFYSHRVDEETPMEETAAALAYAVQSGKALYVGISSYSPERTQKMAELLRELKVPLLIHQPSYNLLNRWVDKSGLLDTLKQNGAGCIAFTPLAQGLLTGKYLNGIPDGSRMQVEGNKVRGLNEKMLTDANLNSLRLLNDMAHKRGQSMAQMALSWLLKDDRVTSVLIGASRPEQLEENVRALENLRFTAGELAAIDQHVSDGQLNLWQTSSDK, from the coding sequence ATGCTTTACGCTGCCTCACCTTCACGCTATGAAACCATGCAATTCCGCCGCTGCGGCCAGAGTGGTTTAAAACTTCCTGCACTTTCTCTCGGTTTATGGCACAGCTTCGGCCATGTCAGCCCGCTGGAATCCCAGCGCGCCCTGCTGCAAAAGGCCTTTGATTTAGGCATCACGCATTTCGATCTGGCGAACAATTACGGGCCGCCTCCAGGTTCCGCCGAAGAGAATTTTGGCAAGTTGCTGCGTCAGGATTTTTCGTCTTACCGCGATGAGCTGATTATCTCCACCAAAGCCGGTTACGACATGTGGCCCGGCCCTTACGGCTCCGGCGGTTCGCGCAAATATCTGCTGGCGAGTCTGGATCAAAGCCTGCAACGCATGGGGCTCGATTACGTCGATATCTTTTATTCGCACCGCGTCGATGAAGAAACGCCGATGGAAGAAACCGCCGCCGCGCTGGCTTACGCCGTGCAAAGCGGTAAGGCGCTGTATGTCGGGATTTCGTCTTATTCGCCGGAACGTACACAGAAAATGGCGGAACTGCTGCGCGAGCTGAAAGTGCCACTGCTGATCCACCAGCCTTCTTACAATCTGCTGAACCGCTGGGTGGATAAAAGCGGCCTGCTGGATACGCTCAAACAAAACGGCGCAGGCTGTATCGCGTTCACGCCGCTGGCGCAGGGGCTGCTGACCGGTAAGTATCTGAACGGGATCCCGGACGGTTCGCGCATGCAGGTGGAAGGCAATAAAGTGCGCGGGCTGAATGAAAAAATGCTGACCGATGCGAATCTCAACAGCCTGCGTTTGCTTAATGACATGGCGCATAAGCGCGGACAGAGCATGGCGCAGATGGCGCTGAGCTGGTTGCTGAAAGACGACCGTGTGACGTCCGTGCTGATCGGCGCCAGCCGCCCTGAACAGCTGGAAGAAAACGTCAGGGCGCTGGAAAACCTGCGCTTCACCGCCGGAGAGCTGGCGGCGATTGATCAGCATGTCTCAGACGGTCAGTTAAATTTGTGGCAGACATCATCAGATAAATAA